The Niallia alba genome includes a window with the following:
- a CDS encoding YesL family protein, which produces MLKSVEKINCIFTTILNLVYVNFLWWLFTLLGVGLFGAGPATYALVSILRQWMRGNTNIPIFSSYWKYYKESFKESMITSWIYVLIGYVLVIDLLYVTNWYLKVCLIIICFLFFLSAIFIYPLMAHYNWKGIFFRIKMSFIFGFSCLQYSLLLFVVIGATYWTAITFFPGILTFFGISFLFYVITWTANQVFTRIELQNIEEVEDKTIYPTLNGQ; this is translated from the coding sequence ATGTTAAAATCGGTGGAAAAAATAAATTGCATTTTTACAACGATATTAAATCTGGTGTATGTGAATTTCCTCTGGTGGCTCTTTACTTTATTAGGGGTGGGACTCTTTGGTGCCGGACCAGCAACCTATGCACTAGTTAGTATCCTGAGACAATGGATGAGAGGAAATACGAATATCCCTATTTTTTCTTCCTATTGGAAGTATTATAAAGAGTCTTTCAAGGAATCAATGATTACAAGCTGGATTTATGTATTGATTGGTTATGTGTTGGTGATCGATTTACTCTATGTTACTAACTGGTATCTAAAAGTCTGCCTGATTATCATATGCTTTCTTTTTTTCCTTTCAGCTATTTTTATCTATCCACTAATGGCTCATTATAACTGGAAAGGAATATTCTTTCGAATAAAAATGTCTTTTATTTTTGGATTTTCCTGTTTACAATACTCACTATTATTGTTTGTCGTAATTGGTGCCACTTATTGGACAGCAATAACGTTTTTTCCTGGGATTCTCACTTTCTTCGGTATTAGTTTTCTATTCTATGTGATTACTTGGACAGCAAATCAAGTGTTTACGAGAATAGAATTACAAAATATAGAAGAAGTAGAAGATAAAACTATTTATCCCACTCTTAACGGACAGTAA
- a CDS encoding ABC transporter permease: MKQQKKVRRQKTWANVKKNKLLYLMIFPGFLYFIIFKYLPMGGLIIAFQDYQPFLGIMGSPWVGMKHFIRLFTEPTFFMLLSNTLILFTLNIFIFFPMPIILALMLNEVKNKYFKSSIQTLIYIPHFMSWVIIVSITYVFLNVDGGLINEMLAAVGFNKVSFLTSPDWTRTVYIAQVIWKELGWSTIIYIAAITAVDTQLYEAAEMDGAGRLRKTWHVTLPAIRPVIITLLILKIGSTLDLGFEHMYLLLNSLNRSVAEIFDTYIYTAGLKNGQLSFSTAVGLFKGLVGLVLVMLANKLAKRFGEDGVY; encoded by the coding sequence ATGAAGCAGCAAAAAAAAGTCAGAAGACAAAAAACTTGGGCTAATGTGAAAAAGAACAAACTTCTTTATTTAATGATTTTCCCTGGCTTTCTCTATTTTATTATTTTTAAGTATTTACCAATGGGCGGGTTGATCATTGCTTTTCAAGATTATCAACCGTTCTTAGGAATTATGGGCAGCCCATGGGTAGGGATGAAGCATTTTATTCGCTTATTTACAGAACCGACCTTTTTCATGCTTCTAAGTAATACACTTATCTTATTTACTTTAAATATTTTCATTTTTTTCCCCATGCCGATCATCTTAGCGCTTATGTTAAATGAAGTCAAAAACAAATATTTTAAATCTAGTATCCAAACGTTAATTTATATCCCCCATTTTATGTCCTGGGTAATTATTGTTTCCATTACATATGTATTTTTAAATGTCGATGGTGGATTAATTAATGAAATGTTGGCGGCAGTGGGCTTTAATAAAGTTAGCTTCCTAACATCACCTGATTGGACGAGAACAGTTTATATTGCACAAGTGATATGGAAAGAACTAGGGTGGTCTACGATCATTTATATTGCTGCTATTACCGCTGTAGATACGCAACTATATGAAGCGGCAGAGATGGATGGAGCAGGAAGACTGCGAAAAACATGGCATGTAACATTACCGGCAATACGACCAGTAATTATTACATTATTAATCTTAAAAATAGGCAGCACGTTAGATTTAGGATTTGAACACATGTACCTATTACTGAATTCATTAAATAGAAGTGTTGCGGAGATTTTTGATACGTATATTTATACGGCTGGTTTGAAGAACGGACAATTGAGCTTTAGTACAGCTGTTGGTTTATTTAAGGGCTTAGTAGGCTTGGTTTTAGTGATGCTTGCGAATAAGCTTGCCAAAAGGTTTGGTGAGGATGGTGTTTATTAA
- a CDS encoding carbohydrate ABC transporter permease: MEKTYKNKKITKGGRAFSIINGTILLIIAFICFLPFVNVIASSFASTQEVVAKRFILIPETFSLDAYRYILSTPTLFKSLAVSIGVTGIGTLVSMILTSLMAYGLSRKYLHGRGFLNFLVVFSMLFSGGMIPTFLVVKAFGLIDSYWSLILPVAINAFNLIIMRNFFQALPDSLEESAKMDGCTDLGVFWKIMLPLALPSIATISLFYAVTYWNTYMTAILYINDSTKWPIQVLLRQIVIVSSGMQAEGSSVDVIPPAQTIKMAVIVIATVPMLIAYPFVQKYFVKGALVGSVKG; this comes from the coding sequence ATGGAAAAAACGTATAAGAATAAGAAAATAACAAAAGGAGGACGGGCCTTTTCCATTATTAATGGAACAATTCTACTTATTATCGCCTTCATTTGTTTTTTACCTTTTGTAAATGTTATAGCTAGTTCCTTCGCTTCTACACAAGAAGTAGTGGCTAAACGATTTATCTTGATTCCTGAAACTTTTTCATTAGATGCATACCGTTATATCCTATCTACTCCGACACTCTTTAAATCTTTAGCTGTTTCGATTGGCGTCACCGGAATTGGTACACTAGTGAGTATGATTCTGACGTCTCTCATGGCTTATGGCTTGTCTCGTAAATATCTTCATGGCAGGGGCTTTCTTAACTTTCTTGTTGTTTTCTCTATGTTATTTAGCGGAGGGATGATTCCGACATTCTTAGTAGTGAAGGCCTTTGGATTAATCGATTCTTATTGGTCATTAATTTTGCCTGTAGCTATCAACGCATTTAACTTAATTATTATGAGAAACTTTTTCCAAGCACTACCTGATAGTTTAGAAGAATCGGCTAAAATGGATGGTTGTACGGATTTAGGTGTTTTTTGGAAAATAATGTTGCCATTAGCATTACCATCTATTGCAACAATTTCTTTATTTTACGCTGTTACTTACTGGAATACTTATATGACTGCTATCCTTTATATTAATGATTCTACAAAATGGCCTATTCAAGTTTTATTGCGTCAAATTGTTATTGTTTCGAGTGGCATGCAAGCAGAAGGCTCATCTGTTGATGTAATTCCTCCTGCACAAACGATTAAGATGGCTGTAATTGTTATTGCTACAGTTCCTATGCTTATTGCTTACCCATTTGTTCAAAAGTATTTCGTAAAAGGAGCATTGGTTGGTTCTGTGAAAGGATAA